The stretch of DNA CACCCTCAAAGCATTGTCCACTCGATGGTCGAATACGTTGACGGCTCGGTGATCGCCCAGATGGGCATTCCCGACATGAAGACCCCGATCGCCTACGCCCTGTCTTATCCCGAACGACTTTCCCTGCCACTTCCTCCCCTCGACCTTTGCGCCGTCGGGACCCTGACCTTTGACCAGCCCGACACCGAACGTTTCGCCTGCCTCTCCCTCGCCTACCAGGCGCTGGAGTCCGGCGGAACGGCCCCTGCGGTCGTCAACGCGGCCAACGAAGTTGCGGTCGAGGCGTTCTTGGAGGGGCGGGTCGCGTTCCTGCAGATTCCCGAGGTGATCCGGGCGGCTCTCGATCGTCATCGGAGCGAACCGCTCGACAGCATCGAGGCGGCCCAGCGGGCCGATCGCTGGGGCCGGGCCGAGGCCCGGCGGATTATTCAAACTTTTATTGCCTGAACGGAGGCTTCATGTTCACCGTGATTGTTGGTATCATCATGCTCGGTATCCTCGTTTTCGTCCACGAATTCGGGCATTTCTGCGTGGCCAAGCTGACCGGTGTCAAGGTTCTCAAGTTCTCCCTCGGTTTCGGGCCGCGTCTGATTTCCAAGACCTGGGGCGAGACCGAGTACATGATCTGCGCCGTCCCTCTCGGGGGATATGTCCAGATGCTCGGGGAGGGGACCGGCGAGGAGGGCGAAGAGGCCGAGCTGACCCCCGAGGAGAGGAAGCGCTCCTTTGGTGAAAAAGCGGTGTCCCAGCGCACCGCCATCGTCGCCGCCGGGCCCTTTATGAACCTGCTCCTGCCCTTTCTGGTCCTGCCGCTGGCCTACATGGTGGGGGTCAACCTGCCGGCCTTTCTCGAGGGTTCCCCCTGTGTCGGCTACGTGGTGGCCCAGTCCGAAGCCGGCTCCGCCGGCTTTGCGGCTGGCGATTGCATTGTTGCGATCAACGGCGAGGCGGTGGAGACCTGGACCGATACCAACCAGGCTCTGATCTCCAACGCGGGGTCTCCCCTGGAGTTTGCCGTTGAGCGGGGGGGGCAGGGGATGACCCTGTCCATTCCCAAATCAGAGGACGGCATCGAGGGGCTCCAGTCCCTCGGCGTGCTTCCGCCCCAAGAGGCGGTGGTTGGGGCCCTGGCCCCGGGGATGCCGGCCCAGGCGGCCGGGTTCCTTGAAGGTGACCGGATCGTGGCCATCGAGAACCAGCCAGTCAGCTCCTGGTATGACCTGAGGGGGTTGATCCAGGAGTCTCAAGGCCAACCGCAGACCTTTGTCCTCGATCGCAACGGCGAGGAGTTGTCCCTCTCCATCCAGCCCATCACGCAGGAGGGGAACGGCCCCGATTTCCTTATTGGAATCGCTCCGAGGCAGCAGACCGTGTTTAAACGCTTCGGCGTTTACGACTCCATCAAGGCCGGGGCTGATCGCTCCGTCGAGCTGATCAAACTCACCCTCGTCTTCATTCAAAAACTCTTTGCCGGACACGTCTCAACCAAAAGCATCGGCGGCCCCATCACCGTTGTTCAGATCGCCGGGCAGGCCGCCCAGACCGACCTGGCCAGCATCCTGACCGTCCTGGCCTTTCTCAGCATCCAGTTGGGAATCCTCAACCTCCTTCCCATCCCGATTCTCGATGGGGGGCACCTGTTCTTTAACCTCTTCGAATTCGTCTTTCGCCGTCCCATGTCCCTGCGGGCGAGAGAGGTCGCCCAGCAGATCGGCCTGATCCTGATCCTGCTGCTGATGGTTCTCGCCTTTTACAATGACATCATGCGGATTTTCTTCGGGGGCCAGTGATGAACGAAGTCCTGCTGACCATCGACACCTCGACCCAGGTGGGGAGCGTCGCCCTGTCCCGGGGAGAGGTGCTCCTAGGTGAAAATCTTCTCAACGGGCCGCGCACCCAGACCGACAGCGTTCTTGTCTCCATTGGCCGGCTTCTCGAAGACGCTGGCCTCGGCATCGGAGATGTCGACGGCCTCGGCGTGGTCCTCGGGCCCGGCTCCTTCACCGGGGTCCGGGTGGGGGTTGCCAGCGTCAAGGGGCTGGCCCTGGCCACCGGAAAGCCGGTTTTCGGGGTCTCCTCGCTGAGGGCTCTGGCCCTGCAGGCCCCCGCGGCCCGACATCCGGTCTGCGCCTTGCTCGACGCCCGGAAAAAAGAGGTCTACGCCGGGGTCTACGGTTGGGAGCGCGGATTGCCCGCCCCCCTCGGTCCCGAGGCCGTGCTGCCCCCGGAAAAACTTCTCTCGGCGCTCGAGGGGGAGGTCCTGTTTCTCGGTGACGGGGCGACCGTCTATCGGACCCTCATCGCCCGGCAGATGGGCGATCGGGCCCACTTCGCGCCCTGGCCCCTTCACGCGCCCCGGGCCTCGAATGCCGCCGTTCTCGCCCTTCTGGAGATGAGAGAGGGCCGTTCCGTTCCCCTGGAGTTTCTCACCCCCAGCTATATTCGTCTCTCCGAGGCGGAAATCACTTGGGCAAGGCGTCGGGCCGAAGGGGTGATTGACGGTTGACAAGGAAAAATCCATTGGTTATTTTAAAATATCGTTTCGGGTCTTATTAACCTTTTTCGTGGAGGTGCTCGATGGAGGAAAGCGATCAGGCCTTTGTTCAACAACTGTTTGACAATAATCCCCGCTTCCGGTTGCTCTACGAAGAACACCTTTTGCTCGAGAGGGAACTGGAGGACCTTGATCAAAGATCCTACTTGACGCCCGAAGAAGAAGTCGAAAGAAAAAAGGTGCAAAAAATGAAGCTGGCCGGCAAGGATGAGATGGAGCTAATCCTGAGCAAGTTCCGCCAGTGACCTGAAGATATTCTGGAAGGGTTCGGGCCGCGCTCGAACCCTTTCTCCGTAAACAGGCCCGTTTGTTCGGCCTAAACAAAAATTTGCCGGTCCTTTAATTGTCCGGCGAACAGGGATCTTATGGTCCCTGTTCATTTATTTTCAGCTTTATACGAATCAGGGAGCAGTGAACTCATGACAGCCCAACGCAGCGACGCCATCACCAAAGGCTTTGAACGCACCCCCCACCGGGCCCTTCTCAAGGGGACCGGAGTTCCCGAGGCCGAGATGGGCAAACCCTTCATCGGTATCGCCACCTCCTTCACCGACCTGATTCCCGGTCATACCGGGATGCGGGACTTGGAGCGGTACATCGAGAAGGGGGTCCACACTGGGGGGGGCTACTCCTTCCTGTTCGGCATCCCCGGTGTCTGCGACGGCATTGCCATGGGTCACAAGGGGATGCACTACTCCCTGCCCACCCGGGAGCTCATCGCCGACATGATCGAATCGATCGCCGAGGCCCACCGCCTCGACGGCCTGGTGCTGCTCACCAACTGCGACAAGATCACCCCCGGCATGCTGATGGCCGCCGCGCGCCTGGACATTCCCTGCATCGTTGTGACCGCCGGTCCGATGATGACCGGCGCCGGTCAGAAGGGGCGCCGCTTCTCCTTCGTCACCGACACCTTCGAGGCCATGGCCCAGTACAAGGCCGGGGTCATTGACGAACATGAACTCAAGATCTGCGAAGATCACGCCTGCCCCACGACCGGAAGCTGTCAGGGGCTGTTCACCGCCAATACCATGGCGATTATCACAGAAACCCTCGGAATGAGCATGGTCCGCTGCGGCACTGCACTGGCCGTTTCCTCTCTCAAGCGGCGCATCGCTTTCGCCTCGGGCGAGCGCATCGTCGGCCTGGTCCGGGAGGGGATCACCCCCCGGCAGATCCTGACCAGCGAAGCTTTCGAGAACGCCATCCGGGTCGATCTCGCCCTGGGCGGTTCGAGCAACACCGTCCTGCACCTGCTGGCCATCGCCAAGGAGGCGGGCATCGAACTGCCCCTGGAGACCTTCGACAGCCTGAGCCGCACCACCCCGCAGCTCGCCTCCATGAACCCCGGAGGGGTGCATTTCATGGAAGATCTCGATGCCGCCGGGGGTGTGCCTGCCGTTTTCTATCAGTTGCGCGACCTGATCAAGGACAACCCGACCCTGACCGGTCCCACGGTCCGGCAGATCGTCGACAGCGTCGCCTCCGTCGAGGAGGACGTCGTCCACCCAGTCACCGACCCGGTGCGTCCCGAAGGGGGCATCGCCATTCTTTTCGGCAACCTCGCCCCGGACGGGGCCGTCGTCAAGCAGTCGGGGGTATCCGAGAAA from Desulfuromonas sp. encodes:
- a CDS encoding DUF465 domain-containing protein; protein product: MEESDQAFVQQLFDNNPRFRLLYEEHLLLERELEDLDQRSYLTPEEEVERKKVQKMKLAGKDEMELILSKFRQ
- the rseP gene encoding RIP metalloprotease RseP, producing the protein MFTVIVGIIMLGILVFVHEFGHFCVAKLTGVKVLKFSLGFGPRLISKTWGETEYMICAVPLGGYVQMLGEGTGEEGEEAELTPEERKRSFGEKAVSQRTAIVAAGPFMNLLLPFLVLPLAYMVGVNLPAFLEGSPCVGYVVAQSEAGSAGFAAGDCIVAINGEAVETWTDTNQALISNAGSPLEFAVERGGQGMTLSIPKSEDGIEGLQSLGVLPPQEAVVGALAPGMPAQAAGFLEGDRIVAIENQPVSSWYDLRGLIQESQGQPQTFVLDRNGEELSLSIQPITQEGNGPDFLIGIAPRQQTVFKRFGVYDSIKAGADRSVELIKLTLVFIQKLFAGHVSTKSIGGPITVVQIAGQAAQTDLASILTVLAFLSIQLGILNLLPIPILDGGHLFFNLFEFVFRRPMSLRAREVAQQIGLILILLLMVLAFYNDIMRIFFGGQ
- the tsaB gene encoding tRNA (adenosine(37)-N6)-threonylcarbamoyltransferase complex dimerization subunit type 1 TsaB; this translates as MNEVLLTIDTSTQVGSVALSRGEVLLGENLLNGPRTQTDSVLVSIGRLLEDAGLGIGDVDGLGVVLGPGSFTGVRVGVASVKGLALATGKPVFGVSSLRALALQAPAARHPVCALLDARKKEVYAGVYGWERGLPAPLGPEAVLPPEKLLSALEGEVLFLGDGATVYRTLIARQMGDRAHFAPWPLHAPRASNAAVLALLEMREGRSVPLEFLTPSYIRLSEAEITWARRRAEGVIDG